AAAGCAATAAGTATATAAGAATAAACAATTTCTTAATGGAACATAATTATCCTAATTTTAGAATGAAGCAAATATTGAATGCCATTTTTAAAGAAAGAATAGATAAGTTCAATGAAATGAATGTACTTCCTAAATCGTTGAGAGAGGATTTAGTTAAAGAATTTGGAGAGTCTATTTTAGATGTTACTCCTTTAAAGGAACAACATTCTGAGCAGGTTTCAAAAGTTTTATTTGGAATTTCAGGAAACGAAAAAATAGAAACGGTAAATATGAAATATAAAGCTGGTTGGGAGTCATTTTGTATATCCTCTCAGTGCGGATGTAATTTTGGTTGTAAATTTTGTGCAACTGGAGATATAGGTTTAAAACGCAACTTAACGTCAGATGAAATTACTGACCAAGTTTTGTATTTTCACTTAAAAGGACATTCAATTGATAGTATTTCTTTTATGGGAATGGGAGAAGCATTAGCGAATGTGCAAGTTTTTGATGCTTTAAATGTACTGACAAATCCAGAGTTGTTTGCCTTAAGTCCTCGTAGGTTATCTATTTCTACTATAGGCATTATTCCAGGCATTAAAAAAATGACTCAAAGCTATCCACAGGTCAATCTGACGTTTTCATTACATTCTCCTTTTAATGAGCAGCGAAGCAAGTTAATGCCAATTAATGAACGTTACCCATTATTGGATGTCATGGATACATTAGATGAGCATATACGAATGACCTCAAGAAAAGTTTATATTGCTTATATTATGTTGCCAGGAGTTAATGATTCTATTAACCATGCAAAAGAAGTAGTAAACCTTTTAAGAGGTAGATATAAAAGAGGGAGTTTGTTCCATGTAAACATCATTAGATATAACCCAACTGTTAGTTCACCTATGAGCTTTGAAGAAGTAAATGAGAATCAAGTTGTAAACTTCTATAAAGAATTAAAGTCAGCAGGAATTAACGTTACGATTAGAAGTCAATTTGGTATTGATATAGATGCTGCTTGCGGGCAGTTGTATGGAAACTATCAAAAAAATAATAAGTAAAGGTGAGAATAATGTTTAGAACGTGGGAAGTACCCTAAGAGATTTTTGCTAGCTATCTATCTATTAAAATTATTAGGAGGATATTTATG
This genomic stretch from Lysinibacillus pakistanensis harbors:
- a CDS encoding Cfr family 23S rRNA (adenine(2503)-C(8))-methyltransferase, giving the protein MQLKQSNKYIRINNFLMEHNYPNFRMKQILNAIFKERIDKFNEMNVLPKSLREDLVKEFGESILDVTPLKEQHSEQVSKVLFGISGNEKIETVNMKYKAGWESFCISSQCGCNFGCKFCATGDIGLKRNLTSDEITDQVLYFHLKGHSIDSISFMGMGEALANVQVFDALNVLTNPELFALSPRRLSISTIGIIPGIKKMTQSYPQVNLTFSLHSPFNEQRSKLMPINERYPLLDVMDTLDEHIRMTSRKVYIAYIMLPGVNDSINHAKEVVNLLRGRYKRGSLFHVNIIRYNPTVSSPMSFEEVNENQVVNFYKELKSAGINVTIRSQFGIDIDAACGQLYGNYQKNNK